In one Amaranthus tricolor cultivar Red isolate AtriRed21 chromosome 8, ASM2621246v1, whole genome shotgun sequence genomic region, the following are encoded:
- the LOC130820961 gene encoding glycine-rich RNA-binding protein 4, mitochondrial-like isoform X3 has product MAITVLELRYELLYLMTSFCYIAARRVLGFLISAYQPTLIRSTQCYFPCLKSRIMLKKAMYSRCSTSPSAMLQLIRNAHTKLFVGGLSFDSNETVLRDAFSKHGDIIEVRVICDHVTGKSKGYGFVKFASEDSAASALKEMNDQVKTSCSQSTM; this is encoded by the exons ATGGCCATAACTGTTTTGGAATTGCGTTATGAGCTTTTATACTTGATGACGAGCTTTTGTTACATTGCTGCTAGGAGGGTTCTGGGTTTTCTCATTTCTGCATATCAACCAACTT TGATTCGaagcacacaatgctattttcCCTGTCTTAAAAGTAGAATAATGTTGAAAAAAGCGATGTACTCTAGGTGTAGCACCAGTCCATCTGCTATGCTTCAGCTGATTCGTAATGCTCATACCAAATTGTTCGTTGGAG GGCTTTCCTTTGATTCCAACGAAACTGTATTACGGGATGCTTTCTCAAAGCACGGTGACATTATTGAAG TTAGGGTTATATGCGATCATGTCACAGGCAAATCAAAAGGATACGGATTTGTGAAGTTTGCCTCTGAAGATAGTGCTGCATCAGCTCTTAAAGAAATGAATGATCAG GTTAAAACCTCTTGTTCTCAATCTACAATGTGA
- the LOC130820961 gene encoding glycine-rich RNA-binding protein 3, mitochondrial-like isoform X1 gives MAITVLELRYELLYLMTSFCYIAARRVLGFLISAYQPTLIRSTQCYFPCLKSRIMLKKAMYSRCSTSPSAMLQLIRNAHTKLFVGGLSFDSNETVLRDAFSKHGDIIEVRVICDHVTGKSKGYGFVKFASEDSAASALKEMNDQVGFLSLSHTILKLNFPCLLSTYDLEAKCLAAQQVLDGRSIRVYHAHKN, from the exons ATGGCCATAACTGTTTTGGAATTGCGTTATGAGCTTTTATACTTGATGACGAGCTTTTGTTACATTGCTGCTAGGAGGGTTCTGGGTTTTCTCATTTCTGCATATCAACCAACTT TGATTCGaagcacacaatgctattttcCCTGTCTTAAAAGTAGAATAATGTTGAAAAAAGCGATGTACTCTAGGTGTAGCACCAGTCCATCTGCTATGCTTCAGCTGATTCGTAATGCTCATACCAAATTGTTCGTTGGAG GGCTTTCCTTTGATTCCAACGAAACTGTATTACGGGATGCTTTCTCAAAGCACGGTGACATTATTGAAG TTAGGGTTATATGCGATCATGTCACAGGCAAATCAAAAGGATACGGATTTGTGAAGTTTGCCTCTGAAGATAGTGCTGCATCAGCTCTTAAAGAAATGAATGATCAGGTTGGATTCTTGTCACTATCGCATACGATCTTGAAGCTAAATTTTCCGTGTTTATTATCTACATATGATCTTGAAGCTAAATGCTTAGCGGCTCAGCAGGTATTGGACGGGAGGAGTATCCGTGTTTATCATGCTCACAAAAACTGA
- the LOC130820961 gene encoding glycine-rich RNA-binding protein 4, mitochondrial-like isoform X2, with protein sequence MAITVLELRYELLYLMTSFCYIAARRVLGFLISAYQPTLIRSTQCYFPCLKSRIMLKKAMYSRCSTSPSAMLQLIRNAHTKLFVGGLSFDSNETVLRDAFSKHGDIIEVRVICDHVTGKSKGYGFVKFASEDSAASALKEMNDQVLDGRSIRVYHAHKN encoded by the exons ATGGCCATAACTGTTTTGGAATTGCGTTATGAGCTTTTATACTTGATGACGAGCTTTTGTTACATTGCTGCTAGGAGGGTTCTGGGTTTTCTCATTTCTGCATATCAACCAACTT TGATTCGaagcacacaatgctattttcCCTGTCTTAAAAGTAGAATAATGTTGAAAAAAGCGATGTACTCTAGGTGTAGCACCAGTCCATCTGCTATGCTTCAGCTGATTCGTAATGCTCATACCAAATTGTTCGTTGGAG GGCTTTCCTTTGATTCCAACGAAACTGTATTACGGGATGCTTTCTCAAAGCACGGTGACATTATTGAAG TTAGGGTTATATGCGATCATGTCACAGGCAAATCAAAAGGATACGGATTTGTGAAGTTTGCCTCTGAAGATAGTGCTGCATCAGCTCTTAAAGAAATGAATGATCAG GTATTGGACGGGAGGAGTATCCGTGTTTATCATGCTCACAAAAACTGA
- the LOC130820961 gene encoding uncharacterized protein LOC130820961 isoform X4, translated as MAITVLELRYELLYLMTSFCYIAARRVLGFLISAYQPTWLSFDSNETVLRDAFSKHGDIIEVRVICDHVTGKSKGYGFVKFASEDSAASALKEMNDQVGFLSLSHTILKLNFPCLLSTYDLEAKCLAAQQVLDGRSIRVYHAHKN; from the exons ATGGCCATAACTGTTTTGGAATTGCGTTATGAGCTTTTATACTTGATGACGAGCTTTTGTTACATTGCTGCTAGGAGGGTTCTGGGTTTTCTCATTTCTGCATATCAACCAACTT GGCTTTCCTTTGATTCCAACGAAACTGTATTACGGGATGCTTTCTCAAAGCACGGTGACATTATTGAAG TTAGGGTTATATGCGATCATGTCACAGGCAAATCAAAAGGATACGGATTTGTGAAGTTTGCCTCTGAAGATAGTGCTGCATCAGCTCTTAAAGAAATGAATGATCAGGTTGGATTCTTGTCACTATCGCATACGATCTTGAAGCTAAATTTTCCGTGTTTATTATCTACATATGATCTTGAAGCTAAATGCTTAGCGGCTCAGCAGGTATTGGACGGGAGGAGTATCCGTGTTTATCATGCTCACAAAAACTGA
- the LOC130820961 gene encoding glycine-rich RNA-binding protein 4, mitochondrial-like isoform X5: MLKKAMYSRCSTSPSAMLQLIRNAHTKLFVGGLSFDSNETVLRDAFSKHGDIIEVRVICDHVTGKSKGYGFVKFASEDSAASALKEMNDQVGFLSLSHTILKLNFPCLLSTYDLEAKCLAAQQVLDGRSIRVYHAHKN, encoded by the exons ATGTTGAAAAAAGCGATGTACTCTAGGTGTAGCACCAGTCCATCTGCTATGCTTCAGCTGATTCGTAATGCTCATACCAAATTGTTCGTTGGAG GGCTTTCCTTTGATTCCAACGAAACTGTATTACGGGATGCTTTCTCAAAGCACGGTGACATTATTGAAG TTAGGGTTATATGCGATCATGTCACAGGCAAATCAAAAGGATACGGATTTGTGAAGTTTGCCTCTGAAGATAGTGCTGCATCAGCTCTTAAAGAAATGAATGATCAGGTTGGATTCTTGTCACTATCGCATACGATCTTGAAGCTAAATTTTCCGTGTTTATTATCTACATATGATCTTGAAGCTAAATGCTTAGCGGCTCAGCAGGTATTGGACGGGAGGAGTATCCGTGTTTATCATGCTCACAAAAACTGA
- the LOC130821290 gene encoding TSL-kinase interacting protein 1: MKSSKRAKENGEQPSIQGSINKSSIGIGGKKSRKNSGGQHQKRAGAVGKDLNSIVHGILPQNGDCNLDERSSISPEKEKKLRSLKMILQLFPIDEKTRMGLEKVGHNPFLELTLSPRKKISSVLKHIHNKWGSSRDAAIDELMLFPFNIAAHNLNSCLTWNLSDIGVTAGDVHAALESPEIFRLRYGWVSLQPNNSPLNPTNHAMEGSGNTMNDVQGTSKELGPCNENESTDMAVEQRIPSGPLLYEVHKEPNEVKSKDLKLNMSSTVESDTAAEENTSAAPYNSEELRVDAGSSMTSLLWSDLSNISVGGLLSEASLQAMFKTEEQISGGSRLISDPNMTDSIDAMIKKLKQPQSLTTISPEMPSSILDAESTCHSFAFSKFSSSKDSLTPGKGAFSGLSDNFQSAVSESLKCPKSEGDAQESASESINVQEPKMDLLPCSSGIYNNDNSRGLSSLRWNDSVGPFDLPLISRQIIKDDSVSIGGFVR; the protein is encoded by the exons ATGAAGTCCTCAAAACGGGCCAAAGAGAATGGAGAACAACCTTCCATACAGGGAAGCATCAACAAGAGTTCCATAGGCATTGGTGGCAAGAAATCTCGTAAGAACTCAGGAGGGCAGCACCAAAAAAGAGCAGGAGCAG TTGGAAAAGATCTAAACTCTATAGTACATGGAATTCTTCCTCAAAATGGTGACTGCAATTTGGATGAACGCTCAAGCATCAGTccagaaaaggaaaagaagctGCGTTCTTTAAAAATGATTCTGCAGCTTTTCCCAATAGATGAAAAAACTCGGATGGGATTGGAAAAG gtTGGCCATAATCCTTTCTTGGAGTTGACTTTGAGTCCAAGGAAAAAGATATCCTCTGTGCTTAAACACATTCACAATAAATGGGGCAGTTCAAGGGATGCTGCAATAGACGAGCTTATGCTTTTCCCCTTCAATATTGCAGCACATAACTTGAATAGTTGTTTAACGTGGAATTTGAGTGACATTGGTGTTACCGCAGGGGATGTTCATGCAGCGCTAGAAAGTCCAGAAATTTTCCGCTTGAG GTATGGTTGGGTTTCCCTTCAACCCAACAACTCTCCTCTCAACCCAACAAACCATGCCATGGAAGGTTCAGGCAATACCATGAATGATGTACAAGGGACAAGTAAAGAGCTTGGACCTTGCAACGAGAATGAGTCAACAGATATGGCGGTTGAGCAGAGAATTCCATCAGGACCACTGCTTTATGAAGTTCACAAGGAACCAAATGAGGTGAAAAGTAAAGACTTAAAGCTAAACATGTCTAGCACAGTGGAATCTGATACTGCAGCTGAAGAGAACACTTCAGCTGCACCTTATAACTCAGAG GAATTAAGGGTGGATGCTGGCAGTTCTATGACATCACTGTTGTGGTCTGATTTAAGTAACATAAGCGTTGGAGGTCTTCTGTCTGAAGCATCTCTTCAGGCAATGTTTAAAACTGAAGAACAGATATCAGGTGGTAGCAGATTGATATCTGATCCTAATATGACTGACTCCATAGATGCtatgattaaaaaattaaaacagcCTCAATCTTTGACTACTATATCTCCTGAAATGCCCTCATCTATTCTGGATGCTGAAAGCACATGCCATTCATTTGCTTTTTCAAAGTTCTCCTCCAGTAAAGACTCGCTGACTCCTGGGAAAGGAGCTTTTTCTGGTTTATCTGATAACTTTCAGAGTGCTGTTTCTGAATCACTTAAATGTCCCAAGTCTGAG GGTGATGCTCAAGAAAGTGCGTCGGAAAGCATCAATGTCCAGGAACCGAAAATGGATCTCCTTCCTTGTTCATCAGGAATATACAACAATGACAACAGTCGTGGATTATCCAGCCTTAGATGG AATGACTCTGTGGGACCCTTTGATCTTCCCTTGATTTCACGACAGATTATAAAAGATGACAGTGTAAGCATCGGAGGATTTGTGAGATAG